In one window of Ovis aries strain OAR_USU_Benz2616 breed Rambouillet chromosome 3, ARS-UI_Ramb_v3.0, whole genome shotgun sequence DNA:
- the LOC132659421 gene encoding uncharacterized protein LOC132659421, translating to MDLRLPLARPKTFGQRGLPPHSVVAMGSTASKPDPQYSTPLECLLANLRTLRLKGYIRPKQLTFLCSQAWPQYPLDNGSQWPTTGTFDFDVLRDLDNYCRRTGKWSEVRYVQAFWALRSRPTLSESSAFSVPPEDLVAPPPYTSPTAPTPSTLAPPTSTPAPETPPPAPDPPALSPILYPPLPPVTPSPSPVSSHTRSHSNPPGASPPPPPAPLLPLRQVAGAGAEGLAQVHVPFSLQDLAQIEAKLGSFSSNPTQYIKQFTGLTRAYALTWQDIYVILGSTTTPEDRQAIWTAAKAQAHQRHYANPFPEHPPGAQAVPDTDPGGTTRKGVAASCEYAI from the coding sequence GCAGCGGGGGTTGCCTCCACACTCTGTGGTCGCCATGGGATCGACGGCCTCCAAACCCGATCCCCAATACTCCACCCCTTTAGAGTGCCTGCTGGCTAACCTGAGGACCCTAAGACTAAAGGGATATATCCGCCCCAAGCAGCTCACTTTTCTGTGTTCACAAGCCTGGCCTCAGTATCCCCTAGATAATGGCTCGCAGTGGCCAACCACAGGGACATTTGACTTTGACGTCCTCCGTGATTTAGATAATTACTGCCGGAGAACGGGAAAATGGTCTGAGGTCCGCTATGTTCAGGCCTTCTGGGCGTTGCGCTCTCGCCCCACCCTCTCTGagtcctctgctttctctgttccCCCGGAAGACCTGGTGGCCCCTCCTCCCTATACCTCTCCCACGGCCCCCACCCCTTCCACTCTGGCCCCTCCTACCTCCACTCCCGCCCCCGAGACTCCACCACCGGCCCCGGATCCTCCGGCCCTTAGCCCTATCTTGTATCCTCCTCTTCCCCCGGTCACTCCCTCGCCTTCTCCGGTTAGCTCCCACACCCGCTCCCACAGCAACCCTCCgggagcctcccctccccctcccccagccccgctaCTCCCTCTTCGACAAGTAGCCGGAGCTGGAGCTGAGGGTCTAGCCCAAGTccatgtccccttctccctccaagaCTTAGCACAGATTGAGGCCAAACTGGgttccttctcctccaaccccacTCAGTACATTAAGCAGTTTACTGGTCTGACCCGCGCCTACGCCTTGACATGGCAGGACATATATGTCATCCTGGGGTCTACCACCACCCCCGAAGACAGGCAGGCCATCTGGACGGCAGCCAAGGCTCAGGCCCACCAGCGGCACTATGCCAACCCCTTCCCCGAGCACCCCCCGGGGGCCCAGGCGGTTCCTGACACTGACCCTGGAGGAACTACCAGGAAGGGGGTGGCGGCCAGCTGCGAGTACGCTATATGA